The segment AGATTTCCCGGACGTTCACTGACCGAGAAAACTTTAAGGTATGTAGGTTAAGCATTGTTTACGGCAAAAGTCAGTTCAGCTCTCCTTCAGGGTGGGGACCTGCTCCAAATTATGGGTTCTCCTCGTACATGTTTCTTTTGTCCCAGCTTCTTCTCTGATTATATGTCTGTATAATTTCTGAAGTGTACATAACTGAATTGTATATTGCCCATTACTTCCCATGCTCTCTGCTCTTCAGGTTACCATTTTGACTCGTCCGTCTGCCCCACCTTTCATATCAAAGGATATGGCCCCCGAAGAAATTGAGCATTTTAAGGTATTTGTGGTAAAGTTTACAAAGAGGTTTTCAGCTATTAACCCAGTGACTCTAAGCTAATGTCTCCAACAACTTTATTTGGCTTTCTTTGTGTCCTGGACACTGTGTCACTGTCCCTTTCACCCCTCCAGACCTGCATGCAGAAGAGATATGATGGAGCTCAGCAAGCTCTGGACATGAGGTCATTGCGTTCGGATCCAGGTACAAATACAAACTTGTTTCCCATTAATGGACACTCCAATCGCCTCTGGTACTTAACCCCTTTGCTTCTGTTCTAGACATGATTGCAAACAAAATAGACCTTGTTCTGAACAGGAGGTCTTGCATGATGGCTATGCTACAAATCATTGAAGAACATGTCCCAGAGGTgggtgtcttttttttctttttctttacattttttatttctacatgttaaatatgaaaataattgtATATCTAGTTATAAGAACACTGTCTATTTCTGCACTACGAGTGTTGTCCCAAACTGCTGTACTACAGATTTGGGGGTTCCAGTGTAAACATCACAAGGGTCATTCTTGTAATCTTTAATATTATCAGGATAAGTTAGTGTGTTCTTTAACAACTATGGTACAATTCCCATGATATGATGATACAATTGCTGGTGTAGCCCCATGTGCTATGAACAACGTGTGGCTTGTGCAACACACCAGGCAGGTTTCCTACCAGTATTCATTATTTCCCCTACTCTGGTCTATCTCCATTTACAATGTTTTCGCTATTTCTTTAGAAGGGAGTTGTTACATCTAGTTAACCAACATCATATGTCCTGTATAGTTCCCAAAGTGGGACACTCGGTTACTGTGTCTAATGTACTCTTTTGcttattaaaactgaaaacttTATTGGTCTGCATTTAGACCAttcattaaatatatatgatataattaattaaaaacaacTAAATAAGCTAGAGTTTAGTGGTAGAGTTAGAGATGCTGAAGTAATAACCTTTTATGCAGAACAGTCTGCATTTCTCCAATGACTGTCCACTTAAATTTTGTCTTTTGATTCTATGAATCTTTTTCTTTAATGTTGTAAGgtttttttgctaaatatttcCTAATcctattaatcattttttttaatagtttgccACAAtcactttttgttgtttttattgtttttttgataattggAATAACAGAAAGCAATCGGACCTACCTCTATGTGGTCTTCAAATCTGTTCATTagtattcatttaatttttgtCTTGGTTCCCTCTTCTAATAATTGATATTTAATTGTTCTTTTGGATGTGTGAATATTCATTAACCCTCACAGGATACAGCCTGTTTTTAACATGGTGTTGATGGTGTTATTATACAATTTGGTACCAGTAGTGACTTTGTTAATTGTATCACAACTTACTGCTACTATAAAGAGTTGATCTAGTTCATTATTAAGGCATATGCTGTGCTTTTGTTAATACTACCGAGTTAAATTATCAAATATTATCTTTCAGGCATCAAATTATTCTCTTGGATGCATGAACGTTTAATGCAACAATGTTATCTTTTTCTGATTTAATAGAAGATAAATTTATCTTATAAGAGTCAAATTTGACTCTTCTGCATAAACGGTTTTTACTACACCATTTCTAATTCTAACGCTCACTAGGCTTCATTTTATTTCactgttgtttttaatttatcaTACCTAGTGTAATAAATGGTCTTtaatcagtgcttttttttgtaagaaaaaagtgcCGAAACTCGCcgctttctgccccctcgttttttttgtagccctctttctgcgcCTCCACcctgctttctgtagtctgtactcgccttctatgcttcttttttcGCTTCTCTGCTAGTTTGATTTGAGAGAAATCACAAACATCAAATATTCAAAAGTTCATTTTAAAACTTGGTAAATCcgtcgaaaaaaggtgccggaattCTGTAtcagtgagttctatgacaaaaaaaaaaaagctctggtCTGCATGTATACCAATAAATGTTTGAAGTTGTAGTAAGCAAAATGCACCTCATCCAATGTAACCACTTGTCCCTCTTTGAGAACTGTAGCCCCATATGCTTTTATCTGACTGCATTGTTGCTTTTATCTGACTGCATTGTTGATGTTCCACCATTCAGCTTCTCTCTTTGGATCTCGGAAGCAACAAACTCTATAAACTGGACACCATGTCAGAGATTCACCTCAAAGCCCCTAATCTGAAGAGTCTGAATCTATCTGATAACTTGGTGAGTCTTCTCTATTCTCCCTCTAACCTGTCCTGATACCATGACTAGTCCATTCATCTATTATCCTTTAAAAACAGTAAGCACATTCCCACCAATTTTTCCACTTCTGAGCAGGTTTTCAAGAGAGCCAGAAAACGttaatatgtaatgtatgtgtttaCTTAAATGAAAATATGCAAAAGAAACCCTCACAGGGATGCATTTGAATAAAAAAGAGCTAATGAAATGGTTATAATAAACAAGATCATGACTTaatgatatattatatttttttttaatctaaggaAAAATGAGAGAAATTGATGTAGATAGTGTCACTTTATGCTTGATCAGGTGAGGCAGTTGTCTTGTCCACCATGAATCtgttcaataaaaatgtatgggGCAGTAATAAGATACTGTTTTATTAAACCGAAATATACAACCTTATCCTTCTGAGAATTAGACAATCGGTGTGATTAATCgtacacttatttatttatttttttctgccatGTCACTCCTAGTTTTGCAGTggaaacatacacacatacaattgtcCAGCAAATTACAAATGTATATGGCAAAGATTAAATTCTATTCCATGTCATTGAAGTTCTTCATTGTCTCCCCTTCATACAGTTAAAGTCTGAAAAGGAGTTGGATAAGATAAAAGATCTGAAACTGGAAATGCTGTGGCTGGAAGGCAACCCACTTTGTAGCGGTTTAAAAGACCAGACCGTATACATCAGGTCAGTCAGGCAGTTTCTCACCTTTTGAAAGACCAGATGTGACAGCTGTAGCAGCACTTTGCTGCAGTCCCAACCATGCCCTTGTTACCTAGTGTCTCATGACCCAGGGCAGCTTTGCCTCTGCTTAACACATTGAGGCAGGCTTCAATACATACTTACAAATGTGTATTCCATGCCGCGTTCTCCCCATCGCCTacttcccaggtgctccaccctgGTGTCTTTACTTGCCACacagctcttggagcccaacagagtcctgttataatataataaaccattgtttctcctgtttCAACAGGGACTATATGAGCACTCTAGCCAGCAGTTTGTGttagaccagtcctggcaggtgtggacaATAAATAACGTCCAACACTTTTCAATAATATTGCACTGCcccccacccggctggcaaaattatTTGGGGGAGAACACTACCATGAAAACAGGAATTCATAGCGCCACACTGTGTTCTATGCTGTGTTAAAACAGTGACACACTCCCTACGGGCAAGATGGGTATGGCCTTTTGGATCCTCATGTGtagatagtgattttttttttttattttcctctctaGCTCTTAAATAACAGGGATAGCAAAGGATTTGGTGAGCCtatttaaacttaaaaaaaaatcctcaccATTCATAGAGAAAACTTGTCTTCAGCACAGTTAAAGCCTTGAGTTGGCATAAGTATAGGGAAgaatattttaagttattttacATCCGTTTAGTACATCATTGTGTTTATACACGTTAACTGAACTAGCTGGCTGTAATTTAGAGCATTAATGTGTCGGCCAGTTTATATACATGCTACCTATTACTACTTCACATGCTGAGTCTGTCACCCGATAAGATCCATGCAGAGTTGGGCACATTTCCTGTGACATGTGGTTTTAATACACATCTGTGGCATGCCCTTTGTTTGGTCCCTCTCGAGGCAATGCCAAGAACTATTAAAGTCGCCCAGCCACTTCTATCCGGTTAAGTTTATATTATGTGGGTAGATCAGTTGTTTTTCAGAGGGGTCTGTAGTGCTTGTAATAAATGGAGAGCTTCCCGTAATATAACTCCTCTGTATATCTAAGACATAGCtgccttcttttttttctcttctaaggACACCTATTAACCTAATCTCTCTGACTTTATCCTTTCACTTCATTACCATTTTTCACCCAATACTTTCTTTTTTTCATGATTTCCGTTCATTTCAgacattttattttccatatttgtcTTTATACATTTCATTCCTCACCCACTCATATGGTACAGCTTGCCTCAGTCCACAAGGTAATTGTTGCCTACTAGTGCTCTCTTTATCGTCCTTCTGCTTCTTATGCTTTGGATGATGGGTTGAGCTAATGTTCTTCACTCTCTATACCGTGTCCCAGCTGAGCAGAAGAAAAATGTATACTTACTGTTGCCCCATTGAATGTCCTTTCATACAACGCATGCACTCACCGCCCCCTTTTGCACAGTGTGGATGTTTGGTCTAAGACGGGTAAGATTCCCCAAGCGGGAGCAACCTAAGGCAGACCTGATAACAGCCATGAGAAGATGAAGACTGCAGGTTGAAATATAAAGCCTAAAGTCTGTCCCCTATTTCAAACACTCGTGTCCTATACTCTACCTGCCAGGAGGGTGGGCTGCAAGCCCTAAGGGACGTGGAAACAAAACCAAGTGTCTACAAATGCACCCCTTAGACCAGACAGCAGGGCACCCATGGAGAAGTGTATAATGGGTTGCCCTGCATGGAACCTCAGTTTGCAAAGCTGGAGCAAAGAGAATTTAACATGGAGGAAGTTGGATTGTTTGGAGGGTGCTGGTTGCAACTTGAGCTTTTGTGGTGCTGACGGAAGCTGTACCTGTGGCGATCACTGCCCACCATTCTCCCAAAACCGTTCTTCCACAAATATTTTCCGATTTCCATTTTCCTTACCATCTCCCACTACCCATTGCCATGCCATACCTCACATGCATCAACTTTCTATTGTTTTCTACTGATTTTCCTTTGCTCATCAACTAtctcatttattttttgttttagtttcagCTGCCCTTAACGTTCCTTAGTGGTATTTCTTTTCCACACTTTCCACATGTACTTCTTTTCCACACTTTCCACAGGTATTTCTATTCCACACTTCAAATGACACGTCTGTCTTTATATAAAAGCTCTCTAAATAGAGTACATGGACAATTTTGAGGCGGTTGGAGGCTTTATTTTTCCAGTGGTGTAATGGATCACACTGGCCTCACCCCTACTAGCACTACTACATTTTATACAACCACACTAACCCTGGCTACATGTGCTTCTCCTCTGCATGGTACTTGGGGTATGACCCAGCAAAGATGAAGGCATAGAAAGGAAGTCATAGGTCAGCATACTTAAGGATAAATGTAAATCAACTTGTTAGATGTATTTGGGTGCAGAAAAGTCTCATCTGCAACATGGACATATTTGGGGGTTAAGATGGGAAGGGGGGTGAATTTGGTGATATGAAAATGGCATCAGTGCATTTAAACTGTCTGTTGCTACAACCTTTTTTATAGCACTATATAGTCAGGAAAACGCTAGCAATAGCTGGACATAATAGTTACAATGCAGAGATGCAGATTTAATAGTAAAGCAGACAGTCTTCATTCTCCAGTGCTTTCAAGCCCATTACTCTGCAAAATCGGGGCAGACCGCGAGGCTGCACTGCCACATTGGCACTGCAGAGATCTTACACCAGCCCACTGTACTAGAATATGGCATGGTGGAGATTTGACAATGGTGCACAGACTGTGGGCTGGGTGTTGCTATTTACTTGCACTGACGTTTTCTGTGTCTTTGTTTCTGTCGAACTACGGATTTCACCCGCCCCTGATGACAGTGCCATTCGAGAACGATTTCCAAAATTATTGCAACTGGTGAGGCTtccatattttatttgtatgggCGTTTGTTTTGTAAATATTCTGTGTGATGTGAAAGTTCCTTGTTTCAATATAAATTAACTTTCTTTTCTCTCACACTTGACTCTTTTGCTTCTCTTTCTGCTTCATGTCCTCTCATCTTCCTCCTCTTGCTTTGTATTTTGTTTCTCCTTTACCATACCTTCACAGGATGGACATGAGCTTCCTCCACCGATCACATTTGGTGTAGAAACTCCCACAACACTTCCTCCGTGCAAGGTGAGGTCATGTCTGCTTCTAACAGAGCGTATAGCTGTTGTTTCCACTTCCCTAACAAATtatcttccttttcttcttttagGGCAGTTACTTGGCTACAGATGATATTAAAGCGCTGGTTCTGCGTTTTCTTCAACAGTGAGTGGACCTTCACCCCTACACCCCTTCACCTTCTTTCTCATAGCACTTTATTGTATGTACTTTGCTTCATCGCACATTAAGTCACTTCTACTTTCCTCTTGTTTTTGCACATATATCTATTTTACAATTTAACTTTTTCACCACAAACAGTTTCTCCTGTATGTGATTTTGCTCCTTATTAAATTCTTTgttttggtgtatatatatatataaaactataaaagTGCATTGAATTCAGAtttgtttttacaataaaaacattGTAGACTCTGCTCTTGTTTTCTGCACACCTTGTATTCTCCATTTCTTCAGATACTTTGCCTGCTACGATAGTGAAGATCGCCAAGGCCTGCTTAACGTTTACCATGATGAAGCTTGCTGTTCCCTGAGCATTCCTAGTCTTACTGGGCCGAATGCTGCCAGGTCTGTAGCATTCTATACACCCTCTTTGTTACAGTACGTACTTCTGTCTCTAATGTAACATGTCTCTTTACATAGGAGCACTTTTGCAGAGTATTTCAACAACAGCAGAAATTTAAAAAGAATACGAGATCAAAGTAGGTTTTGCATATTCTTAAACATTTTTGTGTGAAAAATTGACTCTACCACATAATTTGATGCTATTTCTGATTtactttactcctttttttttttcttagcaatGCGCTTTAAACTTATCAAACACAAGCGTCTAAATGTTGTTAGCTTCTTAAATGAGCTTCCACGGACCCAGCATGACCTGAATTCATTTGTCGTGGATATCAATGCTCAGTCTGTGAGTATCCAGGCTCTTGCCCTGACTAGCCTTTCTGTCTACCTAATAGTACATTTTGTTTAATCAGATTTAATTCTCAGTCATCCAGTTTATTTATGCCCTTCATCCATTCTCTGCTCCATCTAGCCTCCTCTTTCATTTTGACTATTCTCATCATCTTTCCCTCCTGACCTTTTCATACTTGCACCACATTTTGGCTTGTTATTGTTGGTTTTGTGCCCTTTTATTGATGCAGTGAAagatataatttttcttttacagAACACCTTACTGTGTTTTGTGGTCAATGGAGTATTTAAAGGTAAGCGTCTACTACTGTTTtgttcactattttttttttttttttactgtagttttctgttttttcatAGGGCAATAACCTCGCTTTTAAGTGTTCATTTTTACGGCCATTGTTTATGATGTCCCTTTTATACATCCTTATTTGTTCCCGTTATTATGTGTGTCTTTTGCTGTTCTTAGAGCCGTAGGTCTCAATCCATTCCGTCCTCTCCCATGGAGCAGAATAGAACAGTTCAAATTTGCTCTTTCCTGTGAGTTCACACTTCAAAAATGGCTGAAGTTGGGAGCCGTTTTGAAGGCAGGAAAGAAAGTGTTGGGATTAGTCAGAAGTgaataaccccttttattttattttttttcatttataaatttttaaataaaagtgaaCAGCACATGAGTCattagaacagtgatggctaacctgtgacactccaggtgttgtgaaactacaagtcccagcatgctctgccagctatcagctatttatctactggcaaagcatgctggggattgtagttttacaacacctggagtgtcacaggttagccatcactgcattAGAAGTGTGCTAAAGAGATCTGTATACCAAGATACTCTGAGGGTTGTTATACTAAcgtgttctcttctttcttcagttGAGGGACAGTCAAATGACCCAGTACGCGCTTTCACGCGGGTATTCATAGCTGTACCTGGCACTGATGGGGGGTAAGTCTGACTATCCTATTTGATAAAGTCATAAATGTAGACCGATTTGCTTATATgctatatttacatattacaaGTTAGAGTTGTCTGCATTGTAACTTGGCATCGGTCTAGAATATCCGCCGTGAGGAAGGGGGTGGGTTAGTGTGCGTATTATCTGAGTATAAATCCCATTATCCTCAGCCAGCTATGGTAAAGTTAAGTCGTTGCATAAAGTCATTGTCCATAGCCATGAATAAGTATCTGGTAAACTTTTATAAATTAAGAAAACATGTatgaatttgttttttcttttgtctttatATGTATGATGTATTTGTTTCTGTCTGGTTTTGTTCAGTATTTAATAATATGATACTATAtggctttgttttttttctgtttcaacaAGAGTAACTAATGCAAGTAGCAGCCAGGTTTGGTGTCTTCTCCTCATAGTAACAAAAATTTCTCCACCATTAGGCTCCTTTTGGTAAATGATGAACAGTTCATAAGGAACGCCAGTACAGAGGAGATTCGCAAAGCCTTCGCCACGCCAGCTCCTACTCCTTCCAGCAGCCCTGTACCCGTCTTGGCTTCAGCACCCCAGGAAATGGTGCAGGCATTCACTCTCTTTTCTGGCATGAACGCAGAGTGGTCTCAGAAGTAAGACTATTTTCAGGTTTCTTGAGACGTTTTGGGTTTCTGTATCTTCAAGTCCTAGGGAtggaataatttaaatataaaaaggagTCTATAATCTGGCCTATTGGTCACTGCCCTATGCCCATTCTTACCCATATATCTGTCTCTGCAGGTGTCTTCAGGACAATGGTTGGGACTTCGAACAGTCAGCACAGATTTTTATGAAGCTAAAAGTAAGGCTTTCAGGATTCAACTGTGCTTGCATCTGTCCTTGCTTTCTGACAGTTCGCCATCTAGTTAATGcaatcatttgtttttattttttttgcaggcggAAGGGAAAATTCCAAATATTGCCTTCGCCAAGTGACTTTCcatcatatttgtttttttaatattgtcaATAACAATCGAGTTCACACTAAAGACTGATATCTATGGATTCAATGACTTGCTTGTTTAATTCCATTGCAATGGGCATTTCAGGTTCAGTTTCATCATTAAACCACAATCCAATGCAGGATGACGTAATTGTATATATATTCAACACTGAATGGTCTCCTTCCTCTACGAATTGGTGTGCCGTCATCTTCTtgccttttatttatttgtaacttCTTCACAAGGTGATTTAAGGAGAGCATTGGGTTTTTATTTGCACCAATCTGCAACAAATGGATCATTCACACTTACTACCATGTGAATGCCTTAAAATTTAGCCACACAATTTCCCTCTTTCTACCCTACTAAATTGATAAATTCAGCAAAGTAGCATTCATATCCTGGGAAATGTTCAAGAGGGATTTGGACGGATAAACATTGGCAAACAGAGGTAATGGCCTTGTGAGTTTAAAGGAACCGCTGCCTATATTATTTAGTTCATTATCCCAGTAGTAACATAAATCTGTTGTATATTTGCCCCCAAAATTAAAGATTGAGCCgactattatttttataaaactgtTAACCATAATTGTTTTGCAGTAATATCTGGTGATTTCTGATACAGTAAATTTACCTTTTCTATTTGGAATGCAACATCGTTTACTGATCACATCCACTTGTCATATTGACCTATGGCTTAATACCTAGGTGGTAATACCTAGGTCACACCAAAGTGATTTCCTACTGCCCAGTTTTCtatagcaaaaaacaaaaaaaaacaaaatccagaATAATCATCCgttaaaacaaacagaaaaaaacaaacagcaaattCTGCTGTGATACCAGGAGCAGTGCTTTAACAATATACTAGTGTTTGCATGGCGTTTATTTTaatgtgttgtattttttttgctttcagatTCATTTGTCGGTGTGATTAATTTCATATTTGCATTTTGAACACTCTGAGATATGTTACAATCAAATATTTTGATACTTTAAATTTTCATGAAAGTAGTTTTGAACAATGCACCTATGGAATTTGTTAATATTGTATTGCACTGCTCCTAGTCTTACTGATGTCATCCAGGAATGTTAATGTCTAGGacctgatatatattttttttattattataccatAGCAATTTTAATTGACCCAAGTagttgtgttttttatatatagttttttattttatttttttcccttttaagagAAGTATGAGTGATTTTGAGGtcttccgaaaaaacattttggtTAACGTTTTGtagcctctgtgtgtgtgtgaatggggAAGGGTGGGACTCCTGTCGGGTGTGAATGGGGAAGGGTGGACTCCTGTCGGGTGTGAATGGGGAAGGGTGGACTCCTGTCGGGTGTGAATGAGGAAGGGTGGACTCCTGTCGGGTGTGAATGGGGAAGGGTGGGACTCCTGTCGGGTGTGAATGGGGAAGGGTGGACTCCTGTCGGGTGTGAATGGGGAAGGGTGGACTCCTGTCGGGTGTGAATGGGGAAGGGTGGACTCCTGTGGGGTGTGAATGGGGAAGGGTGGACTCCTGTCGGGTGTGAATGGGGAAGGGTGGACTCCTGTCTGGTGTGAATGAGGAAGGGTGGACTCCTGTCGGGTGTGAATGGGGAAGGGTGGACTCCTGTCGGGTGTGAATGGGGAAGGGTGGACTCCTGTCGGGTGTGAATGGGGAAGGGTGGACTCCTGTGGGGTGTGAATGGGGAAGGGTGGACTCCTGTGGGGTGTGAATGGGGAAGGGTGGACTCCTGTGGGGTGTGAATGGGGAAGGGTGGACTCCTGTGGGGTGTGAATGGGGAAGGGTGGACTCCTGTCGGGTGTGAATGGGGAAGGGTGGACTCCTGTCGGGTGTGAATGGGGAAGGGTGGACTCCTGTCGGGTGTGAATGGGGAAGGGTGGACTCCTGTCGGGTGTGAATGGGGGAAGGGTGGACTCCTGTCGGGTGTGAATGGGGGAAGGGTGGACTCCTGTGGGGTGTGAATGGGGAAGGGTGGACTCCTGTGGGGTGTGAATGGGGAAGGGTGGACTCCTGTGGGGTGTGAATGGGGAAGGGTGGACTCCTGTGGGGTGTGAATGGGGAAGGGTGGACTCCTGTGGGGTGTGAATGGGGAAGGGTGGTGTCATACTTCTTGCATGTGTGGGTTTCTATTTCTCTAATGagttgtttttgggtttttttgtttgtttttttatgttcagGAGTTTAGAGAGGTTACAAGACAAGTGTATGGGTAGCTTTGTGAAATTTTTAACAAGAATGTTGATTTGAGACCAGTACTACTAGACCGTTAATTCATGTA is part of the Mixophyes fleayi isolate aMixFle1 chromosome 10, aMixFle1.hap1, whole genome shotgun sequence genome and harbors:
- the NXF1 gene encoding nuclear RNA export factor 1 isoform X2; the protein is MAEGGRAYIDHDDRLGGGYFVKKRKGRGPFRAKMYSEGPHKYRNRGSYPPNNPRFRLDDEDGDVSMSDAHESLRSRFNPYMRGGRRRDDRHGRESGGSQGNAPRDSSQHERTEISECKPRWFKVTIPHGKKYDKDWLFDILQSSVTLPFTPVAYHCDNSRAHFYVEDAAIAKSLKQISRTFTDRENFKVTILTRPSAPPFISKDMAPEEIEHFKTCMQKRYDGAQQALDMRSLRSDPDMIANKIDLVLNRRSCMMAMLQIIEEHVPELLSLDLGSNKLYKLDTMSEIHLKAPNLKSLNLSDNLLKSEKELDKIKDLKLEMLWLEGNPLCSGLKDQTVYISAIRERFPKLLQLDGHELPPPITFGVETPTTLPPCKGSYLATDDIKALVLRFLQQYFACYDSEDRQGLLNVYHDEACCSLSIPSLTGPNAARSTFAEYFNNSRNLKRIRDQTMRFKLIKHKRLNVVSFLNELPRTQHDLNSFVVDINAQSNTLLCFVVNGVFKVEGQSNDPVRAFTRVFIAVPGTDGGLLLVNDEQFIRNASTEEIRKAFATPAPTPSSSPVPVLASAPQEMVQAFTLFSGMNAEWSQKCLQDNGWDFEQSAQIFMKLKAEGKIPNIAFAK
- the NXF1 gene encoding nuclear RNA export factor 1 isoform X1; translated protein: MQISGTTNGHNSADSTFVVKIYHDDRLGGGYFVKKRKGRGPFRAKMYSEGPHKYRNRGSYPPNNPRFRLDDEDGDVSMSDAHESLRSRFNPYMRGGRRRDDRHGRESGGSQGNAPRDSSQHERTEISECKPRWFKVTIPHGKKYDKDWLFDILQSSVTLPFTPVAYHCDNSRAHFYVEDAAIAKSLKQISRTFTDRENFKVTILTRPSAPPFISKDMAPEEIEHFKTCMQKRYDGAQQALDMRSLRSDPDMIANKIDLVLNRRSCMMAMLQIIEEHVPELLSLDLGSNKLYKLDTMSEIHLKAPNLKSLNLSDNLLKSEKELDKIKDLKLEMLWLEGNPLCSGLKDQTVYISAIRERFPKLLQLDGHELPPPITFGVETPTTLPPCKGSYLATDDIKALVLRFLQQYFACYDSEDRQGLLNVYHDEACCSLSIPSLTGPNAARSTFAEYFNNSRNLKRIRDQTMRFKLIKHKRLNVVSFLNELPRTQHDLNSFVVDINAQSNTLLCFVVNGVFKVEGQSNDPVRAFTRVFIAVPGTDGGLLLVNDEQFIRNASTEEIRKAFATPAPTPSSSPVPVLASAPQEMVQAFTLFSGMNAEWSQKCLQDNGWDFEQSAQIFMKLKAEGKIPNIAFAK